The following coding sequences lie in one Methylotenera versatilis 301 genomic window:
- the tadA gene encoding tRNA adenosine(34) deaminase TadA, which translates to MTEHSINLDQQTADEHYMQIALALAQEAAAAGEVPVGAIIVKDGVVIGRGGNSPIDTHDPTAHAEIAALRDAAKNLGNYRLVGCSLYVTLEPCAMCTGAIQHARIARLVYGANDPKTGACGSVVNLMAEPKLNHHTEVFSGELAKECGAMLSEFFKQRRLKK; encoded by the coding sequence ATGACCGAACACTCAATTAATTTAGACCAACAAACCGCTGACGAGCATTATATGCAAATTGCTTTAGCGCTTGCGCAAGAAGCCGCCGCTGCGGGCGAAGTGCCTGTAGGGGCGATTATTGTGAAGGATGGCGTGGTGATTGGTCGTGGTGGCAACTCGCCAATCGATACACACGACCCGACCGCACATGCAGAAATTGCCGCCCTTCGCGACGCTGCTAAAAATTTAGGTAATTACCGCTTAGTTGGCTGCTCACTTTACGTCACTTTAGAGCCATGCGCCATGTGCACAGGTGCGATTCAACATGCAAGAATCGCTAGGTTGGTATATGGCGCCAATGACCCTAAAACAGGCGCTTGTGGCAGCGTGGTGAACTTAATGGCAGAGCCAAAGCTGAATCATCACACCGAAGTCTTTAGCGGCGAGTTGGCTAAAGAATGTGGCGCAATGTTAAGTGAGTTCTTTAAACAACGGCGATTAAAAAAATAA
- a CDS encoding Bax inhibitor-1/YccA family protein, whose protein sequence is MFDNTPVLGRSESAQMVTNKVLRNTYALLGLSLIPTVIGAYFGLQIDFSFIALHPFIFGIGYLAVMFGMFKLIDANKNSSVGVWLLLGVTFLFGLMLGPILQHALHLSNGGQIVGLAAAGTGITFLSLAAIASSPARDFNYLGKFLFIGLILAIIASLANAFLHIPVLSLAISGISVIIFSGYILYDVNQIVRGGQTNYVMATLNLYLDIYNIFVNLLNILMALMGNRD, encoded by the coding sequence ATGTTTGACAATACACCTGTTCTAGGTCGTTCAGAATCAGCGCAAATGGTTACCAATAAAGTGTTGCGTAACACTTATGCTTTGTTAGGACTTTCACTTATTCCAACAGTGATAGGTGCTTATTTTGGTTTGCAAATAGATTTTAGCTTTATCGCATTACACCCGTTCATATTTGGCATTGGTTACTTAGCCGTGATGTTTGGTATGTTTAAATTAATAGACGCAAATAAAAATAGTAGCGTGGGTGTGTGGTTGTTATTAGGCGTTACATTCTTGTTTGGCTTAATGTTAGGGCCAATTTTGCAGCACGCCTTACATTTGAGTAATGGTGGGCAGATTGTGGGTCTTGCTGCCGCTGGCACTGGCATTACATTTTTGAGCTTAGCTGCAATTGCTTCTTCACCAGCGCGTGATTTTAACTATCTCGGTAAATTTCTATTTATCGGCTTGATTCTTGCCATCATTGCTTCGCTAGCGAATGCATTCCTGCATATTCCTGTGTTGTCTCTGGCGATATCAGGTATATCGGTCATCATTTTTTCAGGCTACATTTTGTATGACGTTAACCAGATTGTACGTGGTGGTCAAACCAACTATGTCATGGCGACATTAAATCTGTATCTTGATATTTATAATATTTTTGTGAATTTGCTTAATATTTTGATGGCATTGATGGGTAACAGAGATTAA